Proteins found in one Panicum hallii strain FIL2 chromosome 4, PHallii_v3.1, whole genome shotgun sequence genomic segment:
- the LOC112891113 gene encoding uncharacterized protein LOC112891113, with protein MPSWRGSGTGTTKTSSCASGGAPPGHTHAGDRLYYDDRTWNIHRIEFNEWSVSNLRTELSRHMGHAFFGSTLCQWPTIYEQLTPLAIGELTGTSVLTIELPD; from the exons ATGCCTTCATGGAGGGGGAGCGGGACGGGGACGACGAAGACGTCCTCCTGCGCCTCGGGAGGTGCCCCCCCGGGCCACACACATGCCGGCGACCGTCTGTACTACGACGACCGGACCTGGAACATCCATCGGATTGAG TTCAatgaatggtccgtgtccaacCTAAGGACAGAGCTGTCGCGCCATATGGGACATGCATTCTTCGGCAGCACTCTCTGTCAGTGGCCAACCATCTATGAGCAGCTGACCCCTCTGGCCATTGGGGAGCTCACGGGGACCTCTGTCCTCACTATTGAGCTTCCAG